Proteins co-encoded in one Terriglobia bacterium genomic window:
- a CDS encoding HRDC domain-containing protein, with protein sequence MEKSSPPYVDSPAKLAKLVDELRPCKQIGIDTEFISEGRYEPHLCLLQLAADSRVWIVDPLAVANLTELWTVLTEPDCELVAVAARQEIKFVEKGAGRPPAKILDLQIAAGLVGYGYPLSHTNLVLRILGEKIHGGESFTDWRKRPLTPVQLKYAADDVRYLLAMREKLLARADKMHRRSWVEAECERLVRDVLREEERWRVSGSARLSRRQLAVLRELWRWRDRSARNMNLPANRVLGDSMLVEVAKRSPKTSEDLFALRGLDRKVLREAENHILEAVNAALQLPDSQLPGHIRRDDPPQVSVLTKLLSVAANGLAAEHQVDTALLATTADLQDLVRWKLDADGAGDAALLEGWRGEILREPLLGILEGKRCVRVGDLAEDNPLSFEPCE encoded by the coding sequence ATGGAGAAATCGAGCCCACCTTATGTCGATTCGCCAGCCAAGCTGGCCAAACTTGTCGACGAACTTCGCCCCTGCAAGCAAATCGGTATCGATACGGAGTTCATCTCGGAAGGCCGTTACGAGCCGCATCTTTGTTTGCTGCAACTCGCGGCTGATTCGCGCGTCTGGATAGTCGATCCGCTCGCAGTTGCGAATCTGACGGAGCTTTGGACGGTACTCACTGAACCCGATTGCGAACTCGTCGCCGTCGCTGCGCGCCAGGAAATCAAGTTCGTGGAGAAAGGCGCTGGCAGGCCTCCCGCGAAGATCCTGGACCTGCAGATCGCGGCGGGGCTTGTCGGTTACGGATATCCGCTCAGCCACACCAATCTCGTTCTGCGCATTCTTGGCGAGAAAATTCACGGCGGAGAAAGCTTTACCGACTGGCGAAAACGTCCTCTGACTCCGGTGCAACTGAAATATGCCGCCGACGACGTTCGTTACCTGCTCGCCATGCGGGAGAAGCTGCTCGCGCGCGCCGATAAGATGCATCGGCGGTCGTGGGTTGAAGCCGAATGCGAAAGACTCGTCCGCGACGTTCTGCGCGAAGAGGAGCGCTGGCGTGTCTCCGGAAGCGCGCGGCTGAGCCGGCGTCAACTCGCGGTACTGCGCGAGCTGTGGCGCTGGCGCGATCGCAGCGCGCGGAATATGAACCTGCCTGCGAATCGTGTTCTCGGCGACAGCATGTTGGTGGAGGTAGCGAAACGATCGCCCAAGACTTCGGAGGACTTGTTCGCTCTGCGCGGGCTCGATCGCAAGGTGTTGCGCGAGGCCGAAAACCATATACTCGAAGCCGTCAATGCCGCGCTGCAACTTCCCGATTCACAACTTCCCGGACACATACGGCGAGACGATCCGCCGCAGGTCAGCGTCCTCACAAAACTGTTATCGGTCGCCGCAAACGGTCTCGCGGCAGAACACCAGGTCGATACGGCTTTACTTGCCACGACTGCCGATCTGCAAGATCTGGTTCGCTGGAAGCTCGATGCCGACGGAGCAGGCGATGCCGCACTGCTGGAAGGCTGGCGGGGGGAGATTCTGCGCGAGCCGCTCTTGGGAATCCTCGAAGGAAAGCGATGCGTGAGGGTCGGCGACCTCGCCGAAGACAATCCACTCAGTTTCGAGCCCTGCGAATAA
- the tsaD gene encoding tRNA (adenosine(37)-N6)-threonylcarbamoyltransferase complex transferase subunit TsaD, whose protein sequence is MSTPYILAIESSCDETSAAVVRGGEELISNVVASQIATHKPYGGVVPELASREHLRNIVPVVRQALQEAGKRPEEIDAIAVTRGPGLAGALLVGVSYAKAMAFALDKPLIAVNHIEGHIHAVLLEQKQAGNHTLDFPVLSLVVSGGHTHLYLAGRVGEGWKYENIGHTRDDAAGEAFDKVAKLLGLGYPGGPIIDRLARHGDPTAVKFGLVQIKHRDRNETAKLKAKGEKPSGTDFPRCDFSYSGIKTAVLRYTETHHMADAIEQRRRALLHIPKATLDDYLHLCDRTTLDLVASFQRAMVEDLVGKTLTAARDHEVATLLVTGGVAANSELRYTFEAEAADAGIKVYFPSRPLSTDNAAMIAAAAYSKWLARDFADEHLSAEASLPLR, encoded by the coding sequence ATGTCTACGCCCTACATCCTTGCTATCGAGAGTTCCTGCGACGAAACTTCAGCTGCCGTAGTGCGCGGCGGCGAGGAACTGATCTCGAACGTCGTTGCTTCGCAGATCGCGACTCATAAGCCTTACGGCGGGGTTGTCCCGGAGCTTGCCTCGCGCGAGCACCTGCGGAATATCGTTCCGGTGGTCCGCCAGGCCTTGCAGGAGGCGGGCAAGAGGCCCGAGGAGATCGATGCAATCGCGGTCACGCGCGGCCCGGGGCTGGCCGGAGCGTTGCTTGTTGGCGTCAGCTATGCAAAAGCGATGGCATTCGCTCTCGATAAGCCGCTCATCGCGGTGAATCACATTGAAGGGCACATCCACGCGGTTCTGCTCGAACAGAAGCAGGCAGGAAATCACACGCTTGATTTCCCGGTACTCTCGCTCGTGGTATCCGGCGGACACACGCATCTTTACCTGGCAGGGCGCGTCGGTGAAGGTTGGAAATACGAGAACATAGGGCACACGCGCGACGACGCCGCTGGCGAGGCTTTCGACAAAGTAGCCAAGCTGCTCGGGTTGGGATACCCGGGCGGCCCGATCATAGACCGCCTCGCCAGGCACGGCGACCCAACGGCGGTGAAGTTTGGGCTGGTGCAGATCAAGCATCGCGACCGGAACGAGACGGCGAAGCTGAAAGCAAAAGGAGAGAAGCCCAGCGGAACGGACTTCCCGCGGTGCGACTTTTCCTACAGTGGAATTAAAACGGCAGTCTTGCGATACACGGAGACGCACCACATGGCCGACGCCATCGAGCAGCGGCGGCGGGCCCTGCTGCACATTCCCAAGGCGACGCTCGATGACTACCTTCACCTCTGTGATCGCACGACCCTCGACCTTGTAGCTTCTTTTCAGCGTGCGATGGTGGAAGACCTCGTCGGGAAAACTCTCACCGCGGCCCGGGATCACGAGGTCGCAACCCTGCTCGTCACTGGCGGAGTGGCTGCTAACAGCGAACTGCGCTACACGTTTGAAGCGGAAGCCGCAGACGCAGGCATCAAGGTCTATTTCCCTTCGCGTCCCCTCTCAACCGATAACGCCGCCATGATCGCCGCCGCGGCATACTCCAAGTGGCTGGCGCGCGACTTCGCCGACGAGCACCTCTCGGCTGAAGCGAGCCTGCCCCTCCGGTGA
- a CDS encoding DUF167 domain-containing protein produces the protein MIPIRDSDKGATFAVRVQPRASRNAVAGEMGDALKIALTAPPVGGKANEACVDFLANLLKVPRSSVTIASGESSRNKVVRIAGMCASQIEQRLRAAIG, from the coding sequence GTGATTCCCATCCGCGACAGCGACAAGGGCGCGACCTTCGCCGTTCGGGTGCAGCCCCGTGCCAGCCGTAACGCCGTTGCAGGAGAAATGGGCGACGCGCTGAAGATCGCGCTCACCGCGCCGCCGGTCGGGGGCAAAGCCAACGAGGCCTGCGTCGATTTCCTTGCAAATCTTTTGAAGGTCCCGCGCTCCTCCGTTACCATAGCGAGCGGCGAATCCAGCAGAAACAAAGTCGTGAGGATTGCCGGCATGTGCGCCAGCCAGATCGAACAACGCCTGCGCGCGGCAATCGGTTGA
- a CDS encoding MFS transporter encodes MSFSKRLYEIRTGFERPFWVANVTELFERLSYYAAFASLARYLNEALRYPASEASSLAGLFGGLVWFMAAFGGAVADRLGFRRALSVAYLILSISYFLLGSLKAPWIMPVRNVVPLTALVVFVLMLPALGIALVKPSVVGTTARASNEKVRSVGYAIYYTLVNIGGAAGPLVASWVHSTMSVENVFRVAALSVAVMFFAVLLLFKEPRKTGEVQVTSLAQTARNFGAVLSNPKFMGFLLIFTGYWIVYWQEFITLPLYVVRYIKPTADTERLLATGPILVIALTVAINLATRKIPAMSAITLGTLVSALAWLILVFFPSVPMVVATLAGIALGEIIQSPRYYEYISRLAPSGQQGTYMGFAFLPIGIGSLIGGWFGGTLLHYFGEVRHQPAGMWWVVSGVGVLTAVLLWIYDRLLRPKAETA; translated from the coding sequence TTGAGCTTTTCCAAGCGCTTGTACGAAATTAGAACCGGTTTTGAGCGGCCGTTCTGGGTCGCGAACGTCACCGAGCTTTTTGAACGCCTTTCCTACTACGCCGCGTTTGCCTCCCTCGCACGATACTTGAACGAGGCGCTCCGATATCCCGCGTCGGAGGCCAGCAGCCTCGCCGGCCTTTTCGGCGGATTGGTGTGGTTCATGGCTGCGTTCGGCGGCGCGGTTGCCGACCGCCTGGGTTTTCGCCGGGCACTCTCAGTCGCCTACCTGATCCTTTCCATTTCGTACTTCCTGCTCGGCTCGCTGAAGGCACCGTGGATCATGCCGGTGCGCAACGTCGTACCACTGACCGCGCTCGTGGTTTTCGTGCTGATGCTTCCGGCCCTTGGCATCGCGCTGGTGAAGCCTTCGGTCGTGGGCACGACAGCCCGAGCATCGAACGAAAAAGTTCGCTCGGTGGGATACGCAATCTACTACACGCTGGTGAACATCGGCGGTGCCGCCGGGCCGCTCGTCGCTTCCTGGGTACATTCGACCATGAGCGTCGAGAACGTGTTCCGCGTGGCGGCACTCAGCGTCGCCGTGATGTTCTTCGCCGTACTCTTGCTCTTCAAGGAGCCCCGCAAGACCGGTGAGGTCCAGGTCACCAGCCTCGCACAAACCGCCCGCAACTTTGGGGCAGTACTTTCAAACCCGAAGTTCATGGGGTTCCTGCTCATCTTCACCGGCTACTGGATCGTTTACTGGCAGGAGTTCATCACGCTGCCGCTCTATGTTGTTCGTTACATCAAGCCCACAGCCGATACCGAGCGGCTGCTGGCGACCGGACCGATACTCGTCATCGCACTGACGGTTGCGATTAATCTGGCAACTCGGAAAATTCCGGCAATGAGCGCCATCACGCTGGGAACTTTGGTTTCCGCACTGGCGTGGCTCATCCTGGTTTTCTTCCCCAGCGTGCCAATGGTGGTTGCGACGCTTGCCGGGATTGCGTTAGGCGAGATCATTCAGTCGCCGCGCTACTACGAGTACATCTCTCGGCTCGCGCCCTCTGGACAGCAGGGAACCTATATGGGTTTCGCCTTCCTTCCCATCGGCATCGGGTCGCTGATTGGCGGTTGGTTCGGCGGGACGCTCCTGCATTACTTCGGCGAAGTTCGCCATCAGCCCGCCGGCATGTGGTGGGTGGTCAGTGGAGTCGGCGTGCTTACGGCTGTCCTGCTCTGGATCTACGATCGTCTGCTCCGGCCGAAGGCGGAAACAGCATAA
- a CDS encoding DNA alkylation repair protein → MKPVRYIANHLRTVLKNGASAPHTAEVEHFFKNEVQSRGWYTHELRKLARRFSRTIANDAGIAYLFDVCDDLFRDKVLEEKVLAVLMLEDKVAELTEAHFRRLVGWLDRVSTWADHDGLVSYLIGPLMVAEPKRTAHALRWTKAKDTWHRRASAVSLIRGVRKQMFARETKVVTAALLGDDDLMVQKGLGWLLREHAKYDRERALPLLRSIRTKAPRLVLRTACETLPNELRAEILSDSKRAAAC, encoded by the coding sequence ATGAAGCCCGTCCGATACATTGCGAACCATCTGCGCACCGTTCTGAAGAATGGAGCGTCCGCGCCCCACACCGCCGAGGTCGAGCACTTCTTCAAGAACGAGGTCCAGTCGCGCGGCTGGTACACGCACGAGTTGCGCAAACTTGCGCGGCGCTTCAGCCGAACAATTGCGAACGACGCGGGAATCGCCTACCTCTTCGATGTCTGCGACGACCTGTTTCGTGACAAGGTCCTCGAAGAGAAAGTCCTCGCCGTGCTGATGCTGGAGGACAAAGTCGCCGAACTCACCGAAGCACACTTCAGGCGGCTGGTCGGATGGCTTGATCGCGTGAGCACTTGGGCGGACCACGACGGACTCGTCAGCTACCTGATCGGGCCGCTCATGGTCGCCGAACCGAAGCGAACCGCGCATGCGCTGCGCTGGACCAAGGCCAAAGACACTTGGCATCGGAGAGCCTCGGCCGTCTCGCTCATCCGCGGCGTCCGCAAACAAATGTTTGCGCGTGAAACCAAAGTAGTGACAGCGGCTCTGCTCGGAGACGACGATCTCATGGTGCAGAAAGGGCTCGGCTGGCTGCTGCGCGAGCATGCGAAATACGATCGCGAACGCGCGTTGCCCTTATTGCGTTCGATTCGCACAAAGGCTCCTAGGCTGGTTCTGCGAACCGCCTGTGAAACTCTTCCGAACGAACTCAGAGCGGAGATATTGAGCGACTCCAAGCGCGCCGCTGCTTGCTGA
- a CDS encoding DUF2911 domain-containing protein, protein MRRLFLFTVLICSLSLANIAFAGDSKSSPPSEQVTSCNFDNGNQVAVRYLPVTAKKSEGFGRSVRYGTVWTPDNQAMVMFNSGPTAIENKDLAAGAYTLYLMPNKNDWTLIVSKETDTKTKYDASKDVARIPMDIGDLPSTHNTFEVFLGKTGPNRCSLRIYWQDKGAFATIDGK, encoded by the coding sequence ATGCGTCGACTATTTCTTTTCACTGTTTTGATCTGTTCGCTTTCACTCGCAAACATCGCATTCGCGGGAGACTCGAAGTCCTCTCCGCCAAGCGAACAGGTCACAAGTTGCAACTTCGACAACGGCAACCAGGTTGCGGTTCGGTATCTGCCCGTGACCGCCAAGAAATCAGAAGGATTCGGTCGATCGGTTCGCTACGGAACGGTTTGGACTCCGGATAACCAGGCGATGGTGATGTTCAACAGCGGGCCAACGGCGATCGAAAACAAGGATCTCGCGGCCGGTGCGTACACGCTTTACCTGATGCCGAACAAGAATGACTGGACACTGATCGTCTCCAAGGAGACCGATACGAAGACCAAGTACGACGCATCGAAGGACGTCGCGCGCATTCCGATGGATATTGGCGACCTGCCGTCAACGCATAATACGTTCGAGGTTTTTCTCGGCAAGACCGGTCCGAACCGTTGCAGCTTACGAATTTATTGGCAGGACAAGGGCGCCTTCGCAACGATCGACGGCAAGTAA
- a CDS encoding YggS family pyridoxal phosphate-dependent enzyme: MSQVAENLAAVRERIEAAARRSGRDPNGIALMAVSKTQPVDAIRAAYDAGQRLFGENRVQEFQEKSAQLTELRPNQGDASFHLIGHLQSNKTNAAAELFDAVDSVDSLNVLERLNLTAQRLGKILPVLLEINIGGEEQKPGLPPDFAVLNDILLAAPRLSAVKIRGLMTVPPNIEDPEKVRPYFKALRELRDKIAARRLTAITMDELSMGMSHDFEVAIEEGSTCVRIGTAIFGARNYA, from the coding sequence ATGAGCCAGGTTGCCGAAAACCTCGCCGCAGTCCGTGAGCGGATCGAGGCAGCGGCGCGTCGGAGCGGGCGCGACCCGAACGGTATCGCGCTGATGGCCGTCAGTAAGACGCAACCGGTCGATGCCATCCGTGCCGCTTACGACGCCGGCCAGCGCCTGTTCGGCGAGAATCGCGTGCAGGAGTTCCAGGAAAAGTCGGCCCAACTCACCGAGCTTCGTCCCAACCAGGGCGACGCTAGTTTCCACCTCATCGGTCACCTGCAGTCGAACAAGACGAACGCTGCGGCAGAGTTGTTCGACGCGGTGGATTCTGTTGATTCCCTGAACGTCCTCGAGCGCTTGAATCTGACGGCACAGCGCCTGGGCAAAATTCTGCCGGTGCTGTTGGAAATCAACATAGGCGGCGAAGAGCAAAAGCCCGGCCTGCCGCCAGATTTTGCGGTTCTGAACGATATCCTACTCGCGGCACCGCGCCTTTCGGCGGTCAAGATTCGCGGCCTGATGACGGTTCCTCCCAACATTGAGGATCCCGAGAAGGTTCGCCCGTACTTCAAGGCGCTCCGTGAACTCCGCGACAAGATTGCCGCGCGACGCCTGACCGCAATTACCATGGATGAACTCTCGATGGGTATGTCGCACGATTTCGAAGTCGCAATAGAGGAAGGCTCCACCTGCGTGCGGATCGGTACCGCAATCTTCGGAGCAAGGAACTACGCTTGA